One genomic region from Halococcus qingdaonensis encodes:
- a CDS encoding SDR family NAD(P)-dependent oxidoreductase, with the protein MGTANFDYSDETVIVTGGSAGIGRAIALGFGRAGATVIVADVREEPKMEGEDVPTHQLIAESGSTGEYVETDVSDPDELESVVEAAREFGGVDVMVNNAGVQHSEAFLDVEQEDFDRLHHTNVRGVFFGTQAAARDMIDRDEPGSIVNTASISSWVAQHGQVQYDSTKGAIKMVTKGTALELAEHDIRVNAIAPGQIATEFTEGWSDEAQEAAGEEGGFIKPVPLGRAGHPDDNAGAALFLASENASYVTGQLLFVDGGWTAI; encoded by the coding sequence ATGGGAACGGCGAACTTCGATTATAGCGACGAGACCGTGATCGTCACCGGCGGCAGCGCGGGTATCGGCCGCGCCATCGCGCTCGGGTTCGGGCGTGCGGGCGCGACGGTGATCGTCGCCGACGTGCGCGAGGAGCCGAAGATGGAGGGCGAGGACGTGCCGACCCACCAGCTCATCGCCGAATCGGGCAGCACCGGCGAGTACGTCGAGACGGACGTCTCGGATCCTGACGAACTCGAATCGGTCGTCGAAGCCGCGCGCGAGTTCGGCGGTGTGGACGTGATGGTGAACAACGCCGGCGTCCAACACTCGGAGGCCTTCCTGGACGTCGAACAGGAGGACTTCGACCGCCTGCATCACACGAACGTTCGCGGGGTCTTCTTCGGGACGCAGGCCGCCGCACGGGACATGATCGACCGCGACGAACCGGGGAGCATCGTCAACACCGCCTCGATCTCCTCGTGGGTCGCCCAGCACGGCCAGGTACAGTACGACTCGACCAAGGGGGCGATCAAGATGGTCACCAAGGGCACGGCGCTCGAACTCGCCGAGCACGACATCCGGGTGAACGCGATCGCGCCCGGTCAGATCGCCACCGAGTTCACCGAGGGCTGGTCCGACGAGGCTCAGGAAGCTGCCGGCGAGGAAGGTGGGTTCATCAAACCCGTTCCGCTCGGGCGGGCCGGCCATCCCGACGACAACGCCGGCGCAGCGCTCTTCCTTGCCAGCGAGAACGCTTCCTACGTCACCGGCCAGCTCCTATTCGTCGACGGCGGCTGGACGGCGATCTGA
- a CDS encoding MBL fold metallo-hydrolase, producing the protein MVHSTWGDWFVQNEIEAADPDGLAVWYLGCNGYVLRTAETTIYLDPYLGDGSPPRTIRMIPVPMDPADASLCDAVLVTHEHIDHMHPPSHRALVEDCGGDLYAPAASQDAPNYDGDVEAPPAETVAPGDDFTVGDLSIHVRGANDPDAEEPVTYVVEHESGTFFAAGDSRPADEFSDIADEFDIDLGVLAYGTVGNIFHTEDNPPETYPTDWYNDGEQVVEAANQLDLDRLMPVHWDMWKGVGSDPKIVHEHAASYEYPRVVEIVSIGDRVDVGEPGVVQLQDRRE; encoded by the coding sequence ATGGTACACTCGACGTGGGGCGACTGGTTCGTACAGAACGAGATCGAGGCCGCCGACCCGGACGGACTCGCGGTCTGGTATCTCGGCTGTAATGGCTACGTCCTCCGCACCGCCGAAACGACGATCTACCTCGATCCGTATCTCGGCGACGGATCGCCACCGCGCACGATCCGGATGATCCCTGTGCCGATGGACCCCGCCGACGCCTCGCTCTGCGACGCCGTTCTCGTCACCCACGAGCACATCGACCACATGCATCCGCCCTCCCACCGTGCGCTCGTCGAGGACTGCGGCGGCGACCTCTACGCGCCCGCGGCCTCCCAGGACGCGCCGAACTACGATGGTGATGTCGAGGCTCCCCCAGCCGAGACCGTCGCGCCCGGTGACGACTTCACCGTCGGCGATCTCTCGATCCACGTCCGCGGCGCGAACGACCCCGATGCCGAGGAGCCGGTGACCTACGTCGTCGAACACGAATCTGGCACCTTCTTCGCGGCGGGTGACTCCCGTCCGGCCGACGAGTTTTCCGACATCGCTGACGAGTTCGACATCGATCTCGGCGTGCTCGCGTACGGTACCGTCGGGAACATCTTCCACACCGAGGACAATCCTCCAGAAACCTACCCCACCGACTGGTACAACGACGGCGAGCAGGTCGTCGAGGCGGCGAACCAGCTCGATCTCGATCGACTGATGCCCGTCCACTGGGACATGTGGAAGGGTGTCGGCTCCGATCCGAAGATCGTCCACGAGCACGCGGCCTCCTACGAGTACCCACGAGTCGTCGAGATCGTCTCCATCGGCGATCGTGTGGACGTCGGCGAACCGGGCGTCGTGCAGTTGCAGGACCGCCGCGAGTAG
- a CDS encoding enolase C-terminal domain-like protein, which translates to MPPEITRIETTEFSYTLSDVGSDPGFNLVYEPGETTERRLFSIRVHTDGDLTGEFVGGNSPAFAQFHEVADYLIGKNPLRRERHWSEMKRALRKYDRMGIGPVDIALWDLAGKHYGASIAELLGQYRERLPAYASTYHADDNGGLDSPEAYADFAEQCQELGYGGFKIHGWGGSDERRDIAREVETVRAVGQRVPRMDLMIDPACEYETFGDALKVGRACDEQEFLWYEDPFRDGGISQHAHRKLRQQLDTPILQTEHVRGLESHTDFVDREATDFVRADPEYDAGITGAMKIAHMAEGHGLDVEIHSPGPAQRHCMAGMRNANYYEMALVHPDCQNTAPPIYEEYEDQLDSIDSDGTVAVPDSPGLGIEYDWEFIDEHKTGGRTYE; encoded by the coding sequence ATGCCGCCGGAAATCACGCGCATCGAAACGACGGAATTCAGCTACACGCTCTCCGATGTCGGCTCCGATCCGGGGTTCAACCTCGTCTACGAGCCCGGAGAGACCACCGAACGTCGGCTGTTCAGCATTCGTGTTCACACCGACGGAGATCTCACCGGCGAGTTCGTCGGCGGCAACTCCCCGGCGTTCGCCCAGTTCCACGAGGTCGCCGACTACCTCATCGGGAAGAACCCACTCCGGCGCGAGCGCCACTGGTCGGAGATGAAACGCGCCCTCCGGAAATACGACCGCATGGGGATCGGTCCGGTGGACATCGCGCTCTGGGATCTCGCCGGCAAACACTACGGCGCGTCCATCGCCGAACTGCTCGGTCAGTATCGCGAGCGCCTGCCCGCCTACGCCTCGACTTATCACGCCGACGACAACGGAGGACTCGACTCGCCGGAAGCCTACGCAGACTTCGCCGAGCAGTGCCAGGAGCTGGGCTACGGCGGGTTCAAGATCCACGGCTGGGGCGGTAGCGACGAGCGCCGGGACATCGCTCGTGAAGTCGAGACCGTCCGCGCGGTCGGCCAGCGCGTGCCCAGGATGGATCTGATGATCGATCCCGCCTGCGAGTACGAAACCTTCGGCGACGCGCTGAAGGTGGGCCGGGCGTGCGACGAACAGGAGTTCCTCTGGTACGAGGACCCCTTCCGCGACGGCGGCATCTCCCAGCACGCCCACCGGAAGCTCCGCCAGCAGCTCGACACGCCGATCCTCCAGACCGAACACGTCCGCGGGCTCGAATCGCACACCGACTTCGTCGACCGCGAGGCGACCGACTTCGTCCGCGCCGATCCCGAATACGACGCGGGCATCACCGGCGCGATGAAGATCGCCCACATGGCCGAGGGCCACGGTCTCGACGTAGAGATCCACTCGCCGGGGCCGGCCCAGCGCCACTGCATGGCCGGGATGCGCAACGCGAACTACTACGAGATGGCGCTCGTCCATCCCGACTGTCAGAACACCGCTCCACCGATCTACGAGGAGTACGAGGATCAACTCGACTCGATCGATAGCGACGGCACCGTTGCCGTTCCCGACAGTCCTGGACTCGGCATCGAGTACGACTGGGAGTTCATCGACGAGCACAAAACTGGCGGACGAACCTACGAATAG
- a CDS encoding TetR/AcrR family transcriptional regulator, giving the protein MSADTARNETQIDIMEATYRALCEHGYADLTIQAIADEFDKSKSLLYYHYDTKDEILIAFLSYLLDQFSIEDAIDRDESPDEQLWTLVDELLPESPPDEHREFQLALFELRSRALSKAAYREQFTRVDRLIHDAFVDVLTAGIDDGSFREIGVEETATLLVSTVTGAMLRRVTTDDDVTAAREAVVDLVESRLIANEDD; this is encoded by the coding sequence ATGAGTGCGGACACCGCCCGCAACGAGACACAGATCGATATCATGGAGGCGACGTATCGAGCCCTCTGTGAGCACGGGTACGCCGACCTCACGATCCAAGCGATCGCCGACGAGTTCGACAAGAGCAAATCGCTGCTCTACTACCACTACGACACGAAAGACGAGATCCTCATCGCGTTTCTCTCGTATCTGCTCGACCAGTTCTCCATCGAGGACGCGATCGACAGGGACGAGAGCCCGGACGAACAGCTGTGGACGCTCGTCGACGAGTTACTCCCGGAGTCGCCGCCGGACGAACATCGGGAGTTCCAGCTCGCGCTGTTCGAGCTGCGCTCGCGGGCGCTCTCGAAGGCGGCATACCGCGAGCAGTTCACCCGCGTCGACCGACTCATCCACGACGCGTTCGTCGACGTGCTCACCGCCGGCATCGACGACGGGAGCTTCCGCGAGATCGGTGTCGAGGAGACGGCCACGCTGCTGGTGTCGACGGTCACCGGCGCGATGTTGCGCCGCGTGACGACCGACGACGACGTCACCGCCGCCCGCGAGGCCGTCGTCGATCTCGTCGAGTCACGGCTCATCGCCAACGAGGACGATTGA
- a CDS encoding 2Fe-2S iron-sulfur cluster-binding protein, whose amino-acid sequence MVEAFGLSIGVLLVLMTVVLHLSSGTERPIPDDVSQSVLERRAESIPDTNFPEPMNRSIGGGGAPAGAIGGEGGAEGEIAESEEGEESESPAAIPDDEAEVYEVEYEKEGETLDVPENQTLLEAGEEQGWDLPYACRAGQCLSCGGHVADGPSEDYLTHDGQEMLSEDEVGDGYTLTCVAYPTSDMTLETNETP is encoded by the coding sequence ATGGTCGAGGCATTCGGGCTGTCGATAGGCGTTCTGCTGGTGCTGATGACGGTGGTGTTGCATCTCTCCTCGGGCACCGAGCGCCCCATCCCTGACGACGTCTCGCAGTCGGTTCTCGAACGGCGTGCCGAGAGCATTCCGGACACGAACTTCCCGGAGCCGATGAACCGGTCGATCGGTGGCGGTGGGGCACCGGCCGGAGCGATCGGCGGCGAGGGTGGTGCCGAGGGTGAAATCGCCGAAAGCGAGGAGGGCGAGGAGTCCGAGAGTCCGGCCGCCATCCCGGACGACGAGGCCGAGGTGTACGAGGTTGAGTACGAGAAGGAAGGCGAGACGCTCGACGTGCCCGAAAACCAGACGCTGCTCGAAGCCGGCGAGGAGCAGGGCTGGGACCTTCCCTACGCCTGCCGTGCGGGCCAGTGTCTCTCCTGTGGCGGCCACGTCGCCGACGGCCCCTCCGAGGACTATCTCACCCACGATGGCCAGGAGATGCTCAGCGAGGACGAAGTCGGCGACGGCTACACGCTGACCTGTGTCGCCTACCCGACGTCCGACATGACGCTCGAAACGAACGAAACGCCCTGA
- a CDS encoding AMP-dependent synthetase/ligase — MSDGDWRAAERDHTDEVIGTDTIPRLFERSATRNADRPAQRYKGDVHERSLAGTVIRRADPGEYVTLSYEELQSIVRSLAAGFRDLGVESDDRIGIFSASRMEWAQADFALLAAGAVVTTVYKESSPRQVEYLLDDPGATGVIVDSRDRLERVLDVEDTLELEFVVVLDDISTDRDDVFTISEVYERGEQTFDRAAYERWLSERTPDDLASLIYTSGTTGKPKGVRMTHRNFRANINQLRKRFGDRPDKSADLPSVGRETVALSFLPLAHVFERLAGHFFLFASGATVAYAESADTVAEDIQTVQPTTATSVPRIYERIFDSMREDADSAIKRRIFERAVAAAKRTSRQDDPGRTLRFERALADRLVYSTVKEAMGGNIEFFISGGGSLSPELARLFDGMNLPIYEGYGLTEAAPVVSVNPPEAPKPGTLGPALTGVETRLDASVLPADQYDRDGTVGELLVRGPNVTDGYWENPEETDAAFEDDDWLRTGDIVERDVDGYFVYHERLKQLLVLSTGKNVAPGPIEDAFATSERVEQAMVLGDDEKFVSALVVPNFEGLRAWAARKNLELPSERAALCRDENAREWVDAHVENVNEELEPHEQIKRFELVPTAWTPENDLLTPSLKKKRRNIRTRFADRIDRIYATEQPAADD; from the coding sequence ATGAGCGACGGGGATTGGCGCGCGGCCGAGCGCGACCACACCGACGAAGTCATCGGCACCGACACCATCCCGCGACTGTTCGAGCGGAGCGCGACCCGCAACGCCGACCGACCGGCCCAGCGATACAAGGGCGACGTCCACGAGCGCTCGCTCGCCGGTACCGTCATCAGACGCGCCGACCCCGGCGAGTACGTGACGCTCAGCTACGAGGAACTCCAGTCGATCGTCCGCTCGCTCGCGGCCGGATTCCGCGATCTCGGTGTCGAGAGCGACGACAGAATTGGGATCTTCTCCGCATCGCGCATGGAGTGGGCACAGGCCGATTTCGCCTTGCTGGCCGCTGGCGCTGTCGTCACGACGGTATACAAGGAATCCTCGCCGCGACAGGTCGAGTATCTCCTCGACGATCCCGGTGCCACCGGGGTGATCGTCGACAGCCGCGACCGGCTCGAACGCGTGCTCGACGTCGAGGACACACTCGAGCTCGAGTTCGTCGTCGTGCTGGACGATATTTCGACCGACCGTGACGACGTGTTCACGATCTCGGAGGTCTACGAGCGCGGCGAGCAGACCTTCGACCGCGCGGCCTACGAGCGCTGGCTGAGTGAACGCACACCCGACGACCTGGCGAGCCTCATCTACACGTCGGGAACGACGGGCAAGCCCAAGGGCGTCAGGATGACTCACCGGAACTTCCGTGCGAACATCAATCAGCTCAGAAAGCGCTTCGGCGATCGTCCCGACAAGTCTGCAGATCTCCCTTCGGTGGGTCGCGAGACGGTCGCGCTCTCCTTTCTCCCGCTCGCACACGTCTTCGAGCGCCTCGCGGGCCACTTCTTCCTGTTCGCGAGCGGTGCGACCGTCGCCTACGCCGAGAGCGCCGATACGGTGGCCGAGGACATTCAAACCGTCCAGCCGACGACGGCAACCAGCGTCCCGCGCATCTACGAACGCATCTTCGACTCGATGCGCGAGGACGCCGACTCGGCCATCAAACGTCGTATCTTCGAGCGCGCGGTCGCGGCGGCGAAGCGCACCAGCCGTCAGGACGACCCGGGCCGGACGCTTCGCTTCGAGCGCGCGCTCGCCGATCGCCTCGTCTACAGCACCGTGAAGGAGGCGATGGGTGGTAACATCGAGTTCTTCATCAGCGGCGGCGGCAGCCTCTCGCCGGAGCTCGCCAGACTGTTCGACGGGATGAATCTGCCGATCTACGAGGGCTACGGGCTCACCGAAGCCGCACCCGTCGTCTCGGTCAACCCGCCCGAGGCACCGAAACCCGGCACACTTGGTCCAGCACTCACCGGCGTCGAGACGAGACTCGACGCGTCGGTCCTGCCAGCCGATCAGTACGACCGCGACGGCACGGTCGGCGAACTGCTCGTCCGCGGGCCGAACGTTACCGATGGATACTGGGAGAACCCCGAGGAGACCGACGCCGCCTTCGAGGACGACGACTGGCTGCGAACCGGCGACATCGTCGAACGCGATGTGGATGGCTATTTCGTCTATCACGAGCGGCTGAAACAGCTGCTGGTGCTCTCGACGGGCAAGAACGTCGCCCCCGGACCGATCGAGGACGCCTTCGCCACCTCCGAGCGGGTCGAACAGGCGATGGTGCTCGGCGACGACGAGAAGTTCGTGAGCGCTCTGGTGGTTCCGAACTTCGAGGGGCTGCGCGCGTGGGCCGCCCGGAAAAATCTCGAACTGCCGAGCGAGCGCGCGGCGCTCTGTCGCGACGAGAACGCCCGCGAATGGGTCGACGCACACGTCGAGAACGTCAACGAGGAGCTCGAACCCCACGAGCAGATCAAGCGTTTCGAACTCGTCCCGACCGCGTGGACGCCCGAAAACGACCTTCTCACGCCGTCGTTGAAGAAAAAGCGCCGCAATATCAGAACCCGCTTCGCCGATCGGATCGACCGCATCTACGCGACCGAGCAGCCGGCGGCCGACGATTAG
- a CDS encoding NAD(P)-dependent glycerol-1-phosphate dehydrogenase: protein MFDKTTWIRLPRNVVVGHGVLPQTTEAIAELHLTGQPLVVTSPTAREVAGERVVADFATDGMEPATVVVEQASFEAVERVIETARAEEAGFLVGVGGGKPIDIAKMASDSVDMGFVSVPTAASHDGIVSGRGSVPEGDSRHSVAAEPPLAVVADTEIIADAPWELTTAGCADIISNYTAVRDWQLAHRLQNVEYSEYAGALSQMTAEMLVDNADSIKQGLEESAWVVVKALVSSGVAMSIAGSSRPASGAEHLFSHQLDRIAPGAALHGHQVGVGSILTEYLHSGEAGRWTNIRDALAGLGAPTTAAELGIDDAAIVEALTSAHEIRDRYTILGNGMNESAAREVATTTGVIGRS, encoded by the coding sequence ACGGCGTGCTCCCGCAGACGACCGAGGCCATCGCCGAGCTCCACCTGACCGGCCAGCCACTCGTCGTGACCAGTCCGACGGCGCGCGAAGTCGCCGGCGAGCGCGTCGTCGCCGACTTCGCCACGGACGGCATGGAGCCGGCGACGGTCGTCGTCGAACAGGCGAGTTTCGAGGCCGTCGAGCGCGTCATCGAGACCGCCCGCGCCGAGGAGGCGGGCTTTCTCGTCGGCGTCGGCGGCGGCAAACCGATCGACATCGCGAAGATGGCGAGCGACTCGGTCGACATGGGGTTCGTCTCCGTGCCGACAGCCGCGAGCCACGACGGCATCGTCTCCGGGCGTGGGTCAGTCCCCGAGGGTGACTCGCGCCACAGCGTGGCTGCCGAGCCGCCCCTCGCCGTCGTCGCCGACACCGAAATCATCGCCGACGCGCCCTGGGAGCTCACCACCGCCGGCTGCGCCGACATCATCTCGAACTATACTGCTGTCCGCGACTGGCAGCTCGCCCACCGCCTCCAGAACGTCGAATATTCGGAGTACGCGGGCGCACTGAGTCAGATGACCGCCGAGATGCTCGTCGACAACGCCGATTCGATCAAGCAGGGTCTGGAGGAGTCAGCCTGGGTCGTCGTCAAGGCGCTCGTCTCCTCCGGGGTAGCGATGTCGATCGCCGGCTCCTCGCGACCGGCCAGCGGTGCCGAACACCTCTTCAGCCACCAGCTCGACCGCATCGCCCCCGGCGCGGCGCTGCACGGCCACCAGGTCGGTGTGGGCTCGATTCTGACGGAGTACCTCCACAGCGGCGAGGCGGGCAGATGGACGAACATCCGCGACGCGCTCGCCGGTCTCGGCGCGCCGACGACCGCCGCCGAACTCGGCATCGACGACGCGGCGATCGTCGAGGCGCTCACGAGCGCCCACGAGATCCGCGACCGCTACACGATCCTCGGCAACGGGATGAACGAGAGCGCCGCCCGCGAGGTCGCCACGACGACGGGCGTCATCGGTCGGTCGTAG